The proteins below come from a single uncultured Dethiosulfovibrio sp. genomic window:
- a CDS encoding diguanylate cyclase: protein MVFKTKGISLHRTIIGAFIAVCLLSSGVAGFVVYRTGHKTVDRFARQIRSDTTSKIKEYLDDFLSHPMVINGINVSLMEQGRLSPDDPISLEELFKREIDLYPTVSSVYFGNMDGGLANSGREDSDGRYVIETEGFRAGIFKKIALDDKGSRGELLSSFPGFDARTRPWFLKALEAGAPFWSDVYILFSGHDMALSASYPVYVDGKAVGVMATDLSLSRVSSFLRSIGDGGSGVSFIVDRAGDIIATSESLPIMIPSGDGAPVSRHTALTYPYPAVQEAAKIVEASGGWTAIEGIDLFDFKLNGDRMYFQASPFVDDRGIDWVVAVVIPEKDLAPGIVADRHTFISLTLGLMVFAVLLGLIFARFFTVPMSLLEGAISAMSKDSKTDPLMFPSRFKEVSMVIDSFNRMAIRMHSAMDGLKEEIARRKSVEKALTMEATTDFLTGLANRRSFMERLKTEVARIRRYRGVGSLLLLDIDRFKTINDNYGHQVGDQVLAGLGELLSGAVREGDLPGRIGGEEFLIFLSETSVEGAGHFAERLRQTIKKRTIPTDEGAVSFTVSIGITQISPDDGSIDQIIARSDRAMYRAKELGRDRVEIG, encoded by the coding sequence ATGGTTTTCAAGACAAAGGGTATATCCCTTCACAGAACGATTATAGGGGCTTTTATAGCGGTGTGTCTGCTTTCCTCCGGTGTCGCTGGCTTTGTGGTCTACAGGACGGGCCATAAGACGGTGGACCGTTTTGCCCGTCAGATCAGGTCGGATACCACCTCTAAAATAAAGGAATATCTCGACGATTTCCTATCCCACCCTATGGTCATAAACGGCATAAACGTCTCTCTCATGGAGCAGGGCAGGTTGAGCCCCGATGACCCTATCTCCCTGGAGGAGCTTTTCAAGAGGGAGATAGATCTCTATCCCACCGTGTCCAGCGTTTATTTCGGCAACATGGATGGCGGTCTAGCCAACAGCGGTCGAGAGGATTCGGACGGTAGGTACGTTATAGAGACCGAGGGCTTTAGGGCTGGAATTTTCAAAAAAATAGCCCTCGACGATAAGGGAAGCCGAGGAGAGCTTCTGTCGTCCTTCCCGGGCTTCGATGCCCGTACCAGGCCGTGGTTTCTGAAGGCCCTTGAGGCCGGTGCCCCTTTCTGGAGCGATGTCTATATCCTTTTTTCCGGTCACGATATGGCCCTTTCAGCCAGTTACCCCGTATACGTCGACGGTAAGGCTGTAGGTGTTATGGCTACCGACCTATCCCTGTCCCGCGTCTCCTCGTTTCTTCGCTCTATAGGTGATGGAGGCTCAGGGGTTTCCTTCATCGTGGACAGGGCGGGCGATATAATAGCTACATCCGAGAGCCTTCCGATAATGATTCCCTCTGGGGATGGAGCTCCTGTGAGCCGTCATACCGCCCTTACCTATCCTTACCCTGCGGTCCAGGAGGCCGCTAAGATTGTCGAGGCTTCCGGCGGTTGGACCGCCATAGAGGGCATAGATCTGTTCGACTTTAAGTTAAACGGCGACAGAATGTATTTTCAGGCCAGCCCTTTCGTCGACGATAGAGGGATAGACTGGGTCGTCGCCGTTGTCATACCGGAGAAGGATCTGGCTCCCGGTATAGTCGCCGATAGGCACACTTTTATATCCCTGACCTTGGGCCTGATGGTCTTTGCCGTCCTTCTGGGGTTGATCTTCGCCAGGTTTTTTACCGTGCCTATGTCCCTTTTGGAGGGGGCTATCTCTGCTATGAGCAAAGACAGCAAGACCGATCCTTTGATGTTCCCCTCTAGGTTCAAAGAGGTTTCCATGGTTATAGATTCATTCAACCGCATGGCTATCCGAATGCACTCCGCCATGGATGGGCTAAAAGAGGAAATAGCCAGAAGGAAGAGCGTCGAGAAGGCCCTGACTATGGAGGCCACGACCGATTTTCTCACCGGCCTGGCGAACAGAAGGAGCTTTATGGAGAGACTAAAGACCGAGGTCGCCAGGATACGCCGTTACAGAGGGGTGGGGTCGTTGCTTCTGCTGGATATAGATCGCTTCAAGACCATAAACGATAACTACGGTCATCAGGTGGGAGATCAGGTGCTTGCCGGTTTAGGGGAGCTTCTCTCCGGTGCCGTAAGGGAAGGCGACCTTCCCGGCAGAATCGGAGGAGAGGAGTTTCTCATCTTCCTGAGTGAAACCTCGGTGGAAGGAGCGGGTCACTTTGCCGAGAGGCTGAGGCAGACCATAAAAAAACGCACCATCCCAACCGACGAGGGGGCCGTATCCTTCACAGTCAGTATAGGGATCACTCAGATATCTCCCGACGACGGCTCTATCGACCAGATTATCGCCAGATCCGATCGGGCTATGTACAGGGCTAAGGAGCTGGGAAGAGACAGAGTAGAGATAGGCTAG
- a CDS encoding YhcH/YjgK/YiaL family protein has protein sequence MICSNRISFDFDRVYLPSPIVRGLTFLAETDLPSQPIGRVDIDGDDLFATFSRSHTAPVADGRWEAHKRYADIQYVIDGDELIGWAPDDGARDYLSKEGEDCFFFPVPQSPCWIHMSSGSYAVFFPSDLHCPLRAWGDPSPVHKVVIKVALSLF, from the coding sequence ATGATATGTAGCAACAGGATTTCCTTTGATTTCGACAGGGTCTATCTACCGTCTCCCATAGTGAGAGGACTTACCTTTCTGGCGGAGACCGACCTACCCTCCCAGCCTATAGGCAGGGTTGATATAGATGGCGACGATCTTTTCGCCACATTTTCTCGGTCCCACACCGCCCCTGTGGCCGATGGCCGTTGGGAGGCTCATAAGAGGTACGCCGATATCCAGTACGTGATAGATGGGGACGAGCTTATAGGCTGGGCCCCCGACGACGGTGCCAGGGATTACCTGTCAAAGGAGGGTGAGGATTGTTTCTTCTTTCCTGTTCCTCAATCTCCCTGCTGGATCCACATGTCATCAGGGTCCTACGCCGTGTTTTTCCCCTCGGACCTCCACTGTCCACTCAGGGCCTGGGGTGACCCCTCTCCGGTCCACAAGGTCGTCATAAAAGTGGCACTGTCCCTGTTTTAG
- a CDS encoding PhnD/SsuA/transferrin family substrate-binding protein, translating to MGASYVFGVLPSSDPEKLHDALSWLSGYLAQVTGDDFSVVVTKDYEELLTRMREGSVDLACLNTVGYVKLRRDVPDIKYVGTFLEKDDEDGSMSGYYRSYIVSLKGRGFSSIKDLEGGTFAFVSRDSTSYVYAKHALRKMGIEPSVFFSKAFYLNRHDRVVKSLVAGSIDAGAISQGMYRNAVESFGDVFDVLVISEQIPHDLMVASRIFPPEKVELYRKALVQLPPDYEGIESVRKALGWGALGFGVFDESFYDRAEEIINADI from the coding sequence GTGGGGGCAAGTTATGTCTTTGGGGTTCTACCTAGCTCGGACCCCGAAAAACTCCACGACGCCCTGTCTTGGCTTTCGGGATATCTTGCTCAAGTCACGGGAGACGATTTTTCCGTCGTGGTTACCAAGGATTACGAGGAATTGCTCACCCGTATGAGAGAGGGTTCTGTGGATCTGGCCTGCCTCAATACCGTCGGTTATGTAAAACTAAGGAGAGATGTCCCCGACATAAAATACGTAGGGACTTTTCTGGAAAAAGACGATGAGGACGGTTCTATGTCCGGTTATTATCGTTCCTATATAGTCTCCTTGAAGGGTCGCGGATTTTCCTCAATCAAGGATCTTGAAGGTGGAACTTTTGCTTTTGTCAGCAGAGATTCCACCTCCTATGTGTATGCTAAACATGCTTTAAGAAAAATGGGGATAGAGCCCTCCGTTTTTTTCAGCAAGGCCTTCTATCTCAACCGTCACGATCGGGTCGTGAAATCATTGGTCGCTGGGTCCATAGACGCAGGGGCCATATCACAGGGTATGTACCGTAATGCGGTGGAGAGCTTCGGCGATGTTTTCGATGTCCTAGTGATCTCCGAGCAGATCCCTCACGATTTAATGGTGGCTAGCAGGATCTTTCCCCCCGAGAAGGTGGAGCTTTATCGTAAAGCGTTGGTTCAGTTGCCGCCTGACTATGAGGGAATTGAAAGTGTTCGAAAGGCTCTAGGTTGGGGTGCGTTAGGGTTCGGGGTATTTGACGAATCTTTCTACGATCGAGCGGAAGAGATCATAAATGCTGATATCTAG